The Citrus sinensis cultivar Valencia sweet orange chromosome 4, DVS_A1.0, whole genome shotgun sequence DNA segment tttctcgcaaaaatgaaataaacaagtcacataaaaattataactcaaatcaattatcttcgaattaaaataaagagaaaatgaatctTGAACTGCACTCACTTATTAGGAAATTGACGGTCAAAATCAACGGCCTGGCGCTGCCGTTTACGGTCAAGAAATGGCTTTGCCGCTCTGAAATTCTGAGAAACCCGAGACCTGTGAGACTCATTGATTTGATCGACTGGAAGATGAGTCGTTACATTAACATTTTCCTTtaacattgttttttttatggagCGAAGTTTGAAGCAGAGAGATGAGTCAGCTTCCTGAGGAAGGAAACCCTGACGTTGGtaaaaagaaggaaattaGGCGTGGGTTCCCTCCtatttgtaattcaaattatggGGCTTTGGGCATGGGCCTATAATGGTTGGGTTTTTTGGAAGACTTGAACTATTGGCACCCTTCTGAAATCCTTATAaaacccttttctttttacaattgcattaaaaatcgtattaaaagacaaaataaatctaataatatcaccatatttctctctctaactCTTTACATCCATACAATTGCATTTAAgtgttttacattttttattttctcacaaACACTTTTGCATtctaaacttttttctttttttaattaaaaaaattacatgatatCTATTTgagtttacttttaattacttaattcacacacacatatgtatgtatgatttttttgtcaaatatatatgatttaataatttaaaaatttgtaaaaaaatttgtaattagagttatttgaaagaatctgaatttttttcttttcaggtcagaaagaaattgaaactaaaagaaaagtattttgagaattaaagTAGATTTTGacagaaaaagaattttttaaaaaaaattgcaagtcCTGATAGTCCCACTGCCGGCCCATTAGTTGTGAActtgtaaaagtaaaaataattagataaataaattgccTATTTTCCTCTCTCTTAAGACTTAAATCGCTAGTGTGGCGCGCGCAcgagaataaaaataaaatggaagccttgtatttttccaaaaaaaaaatggaagccTTGTTAGCTTCGTACGGGGACTCGTCTTCAGACTCGGACACAGAACGCGGCAACCCAAGCAACAGCGGCATCAACTCTTCTAGCTCGCAACCGGAGACGACCAATTTACCTTTGCCCCCGCctcctctctctctcgttAACCCTCCCAATTCCCTTGGTAAATACAACATCTCCTCAATTAACGGTAGTCTTTCGATTCTTATTTATGCTCACCAGCTGTTTGCTGTTTTGCCAACGAAAGGTTCGATAGATCATCATCTTCCCACCGGTCAGCCTAGTAGAGTCAGGAACTTTCCCCACGTTGAAGGCAATTATGCTTTACACGTATATATCCCAGGTGAATCTACTTCTCTTTTGTGATCATCTCATCTAAaaatgctttatttatttatttatttatttttggactAATAACGGCATTGTATCTGTAGTTCTTATACCATTGGCGCCAAAGAAAGAGCTGGCTCAGTTCTTGAAGAGGGTCTCGTCTATTTTGCCCGGTATTTACGTTGTTGATGTCGATGTTCCATTTACCAGTCTCCGCAAAGACGATTCGGAGTTGGAGCAAGTTGCATTTGGAAGGGAATTTCACATTAGTTTGGGCAGAACCGTCCCTATTCGCGTGCACCAAATTGACTCCATTGTGGCAATGCTTCGCCAGAGGCTTCAGTCTCAGCGGCGGTGTGATTATCGTCTATTCTCTAGTCATTTTgatacattatttattatgatgAGGTTtctaatacttttttttttttttgtgctgAGTAGATATTGGATTGATTTTAGTAAGTGGGAGGCTTTTGTTAATGATGATCGCACGCGCACGTTTCTTTCCTTAGAAGTTATTACTGGAGGACTACTTGAGGTATGCTTTATTCATCTCTTATGTAGATTACcctttttattatctttgtaTACCATGGATGTTTGTAAACCATGGATGCTAGCAATTACTAGTATTGGTAGGATCATTGGTTCATCTTTCATGTTatcaaatgattttaaatgttGGCTTTGTTTGACATCTTTTCAGATAACTAAGCAGATTCAAGTGGTTAATGAGGTTTACCGGCTTCATAATCTCCCTGAATTTTATAAGGTTCCGTTGTTAGCACCGTCAGTCTTTTGCAAACTATTTTTGTTACTTTCTTGAACATCTACTATATGTTCTGCCTCATTTATGCTGTAACAAATATTGATACAGGATCCACGCCCTCATATATCATTGGCTTGGCTATTGGGAGATGTGAGCAGTTCTCTGAAGAGAGTTGTTGTCGAAGAAATGAAGAGATTAAGCGTTGAAAGTTCATTACACAAGCACTTTTTTTCTTGCAAATTTGGAGGCATCCATTGCAAGATTGgtaaaaaaacatataaaatatgtaagtTTTCAGGCgaatgacaaaattaaatacttgtgttaaattaaaagaactaTGTTGCATTTATTGTACAGTAATTGTAAGGTAGAATCTGCTGGTCTTAACTCTTAACTACTAGAATCAGTCAACTGCGTAAGATTTTCACCCGGCCatagattttgatatttatgatGCAGTTTGGAAGTTGTGAGGGAAAGAACAGTGattgatcatcatcatatttAAACAGAACACTGATAAGTTGTTGTAAGAAAGTTGAGTGCATATTATTCTGTCCCAAAATATTCAGAGCATGTGTCCTGtgtattttttgataaaaagtgTGTCCtgtataatatatattgttgGGTTTTTGGGCCCAACATGCctttgtttcaaaatatatatatattggaacCCTCccatatttttatcattttgtgTGATGTGAAGGAGAATCGTGTCACTGTCTGTAAAACAGGCACGGCCAAGTCGTTATCCAACAGGTGCTTATCGctgtcaaaatttattatgtcCACAGGTAGCAACTCAGCTACAGTATTATGTGGACCCGCTCTATTCTTTAACTGCTTGATATTGATAGCTGATATATTTGATGCCACTATGAATATGATGCAACAAGAGCCATCGCTGTCTCACGACATTTAGAAAAAATCACATATAAAACACCCCCCCCTCCtctctccaaaaaaaaaaaaaaccggtGGTGctctaaattatatt contains these protein-coding regions:
- the LOC102628755 gene encoding uncharacterized protein LOC102628755, with amino-acid sequence MEALYFSKKKMEALLASYGDSSSDSDTERGNPSNSGINSSSSQPETTNLPLPPPPLSLVNPPNSLGSIDHHLPTGQPSRVRNFPHVEGNYALHVYIPVLIPLAPKKELAQFLKRVSSILPGIYVVDVDVPFTSLRKDDSELEQVAFGREFHISLGRTVPIRVHQIDSIVAMLRQRLQSQRRYWIDFSKWEAFVNDDRTRTFLSLEVITGGLLEITKQIQVVNEVYRLHNLPEFYKDPRPHISLAWLLGDVSSSLKRVVVEEMKRLSVESSLHKHFFSCKFGGIHCKIGKKTYKICKFSGE